The Terriglobales bacterium genome segment GAAAATCGTCGATCCACTTGCGCACCTCGAAGCGGCGGTTGTCGTTGGCATCGAAGCGCATGCCTACCATGCCCTCAGCCTCGGCGCGCCAGCACAGGGAGGCATAGACCACGGTCTTGGGGGTGTCGGGAAGGGTGAAGGTGAGCTGGTAGACGCCGGTGGTGGGTAGCTTGTCGGTCGGGAACAGAGACATTCCTCCGGCGCTGATCTCGCGGGTGGAAGCAGAGTAGCGGCGGCCTTCGGCCTCCACCTGGACCTCGACCACCATGGGGATGCGGACGTAGCGGCGCAATTCGTGCAGCACCAGCAGGTGGGCGGAACGCACCGTGCGCAGCGCCGACTGCCG includes the following:
- a CDS encoding PilZ domain-containing protein, producing MALVGVEEPITNILRDCFRQFNISILNLGDDAAGRMHKEKFEGCVLRLDDSAIPVLEAARSSPSNKRLVVFGISKGTQQALRYSRYGINAIFEEPVERQSALRTVRSAHLLVLHELRRYVRIPMVVEVQVEAEGRRYSASTREISAGGMSLFPTDKLPTTGVYQLTFTLPDTPKTVVYASLCWRAEAEGMVGMRFDANDNRRFEVRKWIDDFLDIH